In Exiguobacterium sp. 9-2, the genomic window CAACGAACAGTTACCAGACATGCTCGGCTATTCCGCTGAAACGCTCTATGAGCATTTTGCCGTCTTCAATCCGCCAGATCAGGTCGAAGCGGTGACATCCTTTTTCAATCGTGCGCTACATGGTGAGACCGTTCATTATACGGCACAAGGACTCCATGCCGATCAACACCGGGTTACGTTAAAAATTACGAACATGCCGATCGAACAAGACGAACAAGTCATCGGTGTCTACGGGGTCGCCCGCGATATCACACGTGAGAAACAACTCGAACAAGATGTCTCGTCGATTCGCTCTCAACTCGAACTGACGGAACAGATTCCAGAACTCGTCGTTTTCCACTTCGACGTCAACACACAAACGATCGAGTTTTCTCCCGCTTTGTTGCATTTTTTAGGTCTTTCAGAAGTCGACGCGACGACGCTTGATCAAGAACAGTTATTTAGTCGGATTCATCCACGTGACTTCGATCCGCTCCGGTTCGAGATGGAACGTTTGATTGCGGGTGAAAAAGAACGTTTTGAAATGGAAGTCTCCCTGCTGACGGCTGACGAAACGTATCAGCTGTTGCGCTTGAAAGCCTTCCATCGTCCGCATCATCCAAATCATCTGTCGGTCGTCCTCTATGACTTATCAGAAGTCGACGAGGCGCGGCGTCAACTCGTCACGGAACGGGCACAGGCACGTGAAATCTACGAAGCCGTCAATGCCGCGATCTCACAAATCGACTTGTTCTCGGGACGAATCCTGTTTCACTCACAAGGATTTCTGCATATCTTCGAAGAATTGCCAGAGAATTTAATCCTTAGTCGCGAGTGGTTGTACGAACGACTAGACGCGCGCGATCATGTTGCAATGAAACAATTCATCGGACGATTGGTTGACGGTCAGGCTGATACGATCCAGTACCGCCTTCACTTCCCGGATGGTCGCGTCAAATGGATTGAGGATCAACAGATCCCTGTCTTCCAACTGGACGGTACGATTGCCTATACGAATAGCATCATGCATGATATCACGCTTCAAAAAGCGTACGAGGAACGATTGCGGCAGCTCGCTTTGCGTGACGCTGTGACGCATCTGCCGAACCGGCAAGCACTGATTGAGACGATCGATGTGTGGCAACAGAAGGACCACCCCTTCTTCGTCCTGACCGTCTCCTTCAACCGGATTGCTGAGATCAATAATGCCTTCGGACATGGCTCCGGTGATCAGTGGCTAAAAGGAACGGCTGCCTTATTACAACAAACAAAGTCAGATGGAATGTTTCTCGGACATCTTGGTGGTGATGAGTATGCCTTGCTCGTACCGACAAGCTTTAAACAGGATGTGACGGCATGCGCTGAGGCACTACTCGATCTATCGGAAACACCGATCTCGATCGAACCATACGCCTTGTTCGCACGTATTTCCGTCGGGGTCAGTCGTTATCCGGAAGACAGTACGGACGCCGTCGAATTATTGAAGCATTCCTATACCGCCTTACGACGATCGCGTCGTGAAAATCACAGTACGATACACCACTACGCATCGAATCTCGATATCGATTATTACCGGCGCTACCGGCTCGAGCAGGACTTACATTACGCGATCGAACGTAATCAACTGTTTCTCGAATATCAACCGAAGGTCGACAGCTGGACAGGAAAGATTGTCGGTCTCGAAGCACTGATTCGCTGGCAACACCCGGAATGGGGACGGATTCCACCGAACGATTTCATTCCGCTTGCCGAAGAGAGTGCCTTACATGTCGCAATCGGAGACTGGGTCGTCGAGACGGCGTGTCGTTCGATGCAAGACTGGAAGGCGACTGGAGCAGAGCTTGTTCCAATTTCCGTCAACGTCTCACCGAAACGCTTCTTGATCCCCGGCTTCGAACACCATATCGAGCGGATGCTGTCGACGTACGATCTCGCGCCTGAGTTACTCGAACTTGAGATCACGGAAGCGGCTTTAATCATGGATGATCCGATGACGAGTCGGACACTCGAATACGTCAGCCGGATCGGTGTTCGGATCGCACTCGACGACTTCGGGAAAGGCTATTCCTCAATGGTCTACCTGCAACGCTATCCAATCGACGTCATCAAGATCGATCGGCAGTTCGCGACCCACATCACGGATGACGCCAAAGCCCAAGCAATCGTCAAAAGCATTCTCTATATGGCAGGTGAGTTCAATCTGACCGTCGTCGCAGAAGGCATCGAGACGCTCCGTCAGCTCGATACGTTCCGGACGCTCAATTGTCCGAGTATCCAAGGCTATCTATTCAGTCACCCGGTTCCAGCGGATGTCATGGTATCGTTCCTCCTGCGGGAGATTTTGTATCCAATCGAAGCCTGTTCCTTGTCGAGCGATACCATTCCCCGTTTTTCCGTCTCTGGGAAAGTTCGCATGCTGACACATCATG contains:
- a CDS encoding sensor domain-containing protein, translated to MAFHEAMNRIRQSDTAPLYIGGLEVSRPETAEAFFQQQTDAIFLFDASGTIIYFNEQLPDMLGYSAETLYEHFAVFNPPDQVEAVTSFFNRALHGETVHYTAQGLHADQHRVTLKITNMPIEQDEQVIGVYGVARDITREKQLEQDVSSIRSQLELTEQIPELVVFHFDVNTQTIEFSPALLHFLGLSEVDATTLDQEQLFSRIHPRDFDPLRFEMERLIAGEKERFEMEVSLLTADETYQLLRLKAFHRPHHPNHLSVVLYDLSEVDEARRQLVTERAQAREIYEAVNAAISQIDLFSGRILFHSQGFLHIFEELPENLILSREWLYERLDARDHVAMKQFIGRLVDGQADTIQYRLHFPDGRVKWIEDQQIPVFQLDGTIAYTNSIMHDITLQKAYEERLRQLALRDAVTHLPNRQALIETIDVWQQKDHPFFVLTVSFNRIAEINNAFGHGSGDQWLKGTAALLQQTKSDGMFLGHLGGDEYALLVPTSFKQDVTACAEALLDLSETPISIEPYALFARISVGVSRYPEDSTDAVELLKHSYTALRRSRRENHSTIHHYASNLDIDYYRRYRLEQDLHYAIERNQLFLEYQPKVDSWTGKIVGLEALIRWQHPEWGRIPPNDFIPLAEESALHVAIGDWVVETACRSMQDWKATGAELVPISVNVSPKRFLIPGFEHHIERMLSTYDLAPELLELEITEAALIMDDPMTSRTLEYVSRIGVRIALDDFGKGYSSMVYLQRYPIDVIKIDRQFATHITDDAKAQAIVKSILYMAGEFNLTVVAEGIETLRQLDTFRTLNCPSIQGYLFSHPVPADVMVSFLLREILYPIEACSLSSDTIPRFSVSGKVRMLTHHAQSFELPFSDIKAHQTSTRALYFSSKTLLPLSDATFEIRLSEGVQLVSCTVTITGQQDHQYIGEYTNPAEAEQIMRFFQSLRYRP